Proteins encoded in a region of the Candidatus Poribacteria bacterium genome:
- a CDS encoding glycosyltransferase, protein MKVCLLTHTYPCFPNDTTAPFVESTAETLQKEGVDVTVLTPDTPRFARTLADHTVNLQTYRYFFPRRLQRLGYSNTLVNDCELKKYVYLLAPFMFLSGILHLFRLHRKHRFDLIHAFWLLPNGFIGAVLCKVYKLPLVITMQGSDMFIAKQNRLFKWIATWVLKHTEMTTSVTPTFLPELAALGVPEAKRCLILNGVDPEAFLSVPLKAQEHIEIRRRFSILEDDGIIFALGRVV, encoded by the coding sequence ATGAAAGTTTGTTTGCTTACACATACATATCCCTGTTTTCCCAATGACACAACAGCACCTTTTGTTGAATCCACAGCAGAGACGCTTCAGAAAGAGGGGGTTGATGTCACTGTGCTCACACCCGATACGCCGAGGTTCGCGCGTACCTTAGCAGACCACACCGTGAACCTACAGACGTATCGCTACTTTTTTCCACGGCGGCTGCAGCGGTTGGGATACTCCAATACACTCGTCAATGATTGTGAACTGAAAAAATATGTCTATCTGCTCGCGCCGTTCATGTTCTTATCCGGCATCTTGCACCTGTTCCGATTGCATCGCAAGCACCGCTTTGACCTAATTCACGCGTTTTGGCTCTTACCCAACGGGTTCATCGGTGCAGTCCTGTGTAAAGTGTACAAATTACCTTTAGTCATTACGATGCAAGGTTCCGATATGTTCATCGCCAAACAGAATCGCCTCTTCAAATGGATAGCAACTTGGGTGTTGAAACACACCGAGATGACGACAAGCGTGACACCCACATTTCTGCCAGAACTCGCAGCACTGGGTGTTCCCGAGGCGAAGCGGTGTCTAATCCTTAACGGCGTAGACCCCGAGGCATTTTTGTCCGTTCCACTAAAGGCACAAGAACATATAGAAATCCGAAGGAGATTTTCAATTTTAGAAGACGATGGTATTATTTTCGCATTAGGACGCGTTGTTTAA
- a CDS encoding transposase: protein MGYSGHKHQKGEKEVTITDNHGFIIGPITIKPVNRQDTTLLPEVSFSDIIAFSKRIGMDLSGAALTLDSGFDSKANHHLIREHGLTPVIYPNRRNAKEPIVIARMFRWFNKEIYKDRYKVERTFGWQDTYRKLALSYDKLKETRLGFRHLAYSMINFRITFNHS, encoded by the coding sequence ATCGGATACTCCGGACACAAACATCAGAAAGGTGAAAAAGAGGTGACGATCACCGATAATCATGGGTTCATCATAGGACCGATAACGATCAAACCCGTCAACCGACAGGATACAACACTTTTGCCTGAGGTCTCCTTCAGCGATATAATCGCCTTTAGTAAACGGATCGGCATGGATCTTTCAGGTGCTGCTCTGACGCTTGACTCAGGGTTTGATTCTAAGGCGAATCATCACCTGATTAGAGAACATGGACTGACCCCCGTGATTTATCCCAACCGGCGGAATGCTAAAGAACCTATCGTCATTGCGCGCATGTTTCGCTGGTTTAACAAAGAGATATACAAAGACCGATATAAAGTTGAGCGAACTTTCGGCTGGCAGGATACCTATCGAAAACTCGCACTGAGCTACGATAAACTCAAAGAGACTCGGTTAGGATTTCGTCATCTCGCATATTCTATGATTAACTTTCGTATAACTTTCAACCATTCATAG
- a CDS encoding sigma-54 dependent transcriptional regulator translates to MKKVTKNPTKTHTFIVGDTSNIGVNLQNLLEQEGYEISTAPKGSEVLRQMLNAAPEATVLTLQVAAQHLDRVHNTTENSQEHAGTLFPPEMPLKREMLEGDYADIIGESAELVKVLHMIERFAKFPTTVLISGETGTGKELVADALHKQSNRSKKKFLAVNCAGISEQLVDTELFGYEKGSFTGAEAQRSGMFEAAQGGTLFLDEIGEFSKHLQSKLLRVLQAGKIRRVGGTAEIPVDVRVVAATNCDLAQAVKEDRFREDLYQRLKPLHILMPPLRQRREDIPALVEHFLKKHNQVQVEKKGSISPQALALLQGFDWPGNIRELEGSIIYALHFARDSTILPMHLPQFLQEDSAHPVPLPEEHSDGEEGPTVSFRIGRTLKEIEQVYILETLEWMDKHRAKTASVLDINVQTLRSRLKNYNVS, encoded by the coding sequence ATGAAAAAAGTAACGAAAAACCCAACCAAGACCCATACTTTTATTGTTGGAGATACCTCAAATATAGGGGTGAATTTACAGAATCTCCTTGAACAGGAGGGTTATGAAATCTCCACTGCCCCCAAGGGGAGTGAGGTGCTTCGCCAGATGCTCAACGCAGCACCGGAGGCGACAGTGCTAACTCTTCAGGTAGCAGCGCAGCACCTTGACAGGGTGCATAATACGACAGAAAATTCACAAGAACACGCAGGCACCCTGTTTCCACCGGAGATGCCTCTGAAACGAGAGATGTTGGAAGGGGATTACGCCGACATTATCGGTGAGAGTGCAGAACTTGTTAAGGTTCTGCACATGATTGAAAGGTTTGCGAAATTTCCAACAACGGTGCTTATTTCCGGCGAGACGGGAACCGGCAAAGAACTGGTAGCAGACGCATTGCACAAACAAAGCAACCGATCAAAGAAAAAATTCCTTGCCGTTAACTGTGCGGGGATTTCGGAGCAGCTGGTGGACACTGAACTCTTTGGATATGAGAAGGGATCGTTTACCGGCGCGGAGGCACAACGTAGTGGCATGTTTGAAGCGGCACAAGGTGGGACACTGTTCCTGGATGAAATCGGTGAGTTCTCCAAGCACCTTCAATCCAAGTTGTTACGCGTACTTCAGGCAGGTAAGATTAGACGCGTCGGTGGAACAGCAGAAATTCCGGTGGATGTCCGTGTTGTGGCGGCTACCAACTGCGACCTTGCGCAAGCGGTTAAAGAGGATAGGTTTCGCGAAGACCTCTATCAGCGATTAAAGCCACTTCATATCCTTATGCCACCGTTGCGTCAGCGGCGGGAGGACATCCCCGCGTTGGTAGAACACTTTTTGAAGAAACACAACCAAGTCCAAGTTGAAAAGAAAGGCAGTATAAGTCCACAAGCCCTCGCGTTACTCCAAGGCTTCGACTGGCCCGGGAATATCCGAGAACTGGAAGGTAGCATAATCTACGCACTCCACTTTGCCAGAGACAGCACTATTTTACCGATGCACTTACCGCAGTTCCTCCAGGAGGACTCCGCGCACCCGGTACCTTTACCCGAAGAACATTCTGACGGCGAAGAAGGCCCCACGGTATCCTTTCGCATCGGGCGGACGTTGAAGGAGATAGAGCAGGTGTATATCCTGGAAACTTTAGAGTGGATGGACAAGCATCGTGCCAAAACAGCGAGTGTCTTGGACATAAATGTGCAGACCCTGAGGAGCAGGTTAAAAAACTATAATGTTTCTTAG
- a CDS encoding DUF4159 domain-containing protein: MLFNNSNNPKKPYKNENRLSRRSFFKGSVGLAASALAAGKVILPADAQFRGGFREYIPYDAVRDVHYGTRYGEIEHHYPEMNPTGEKFTFVRLKYPGGDWYTNIVNYYRWQSDLQFSKELAKNTTIDVEVREHPQYVDIDDEGLFAYPFLFMTGHTGIRLSPEQIRKLRDYFERGGFLHVEDCDARLNNYRGGLRPHVYQMMRQVYPEKKFERLEMSHPIYRTLYHHDEYLGGDKRIPGVSDYDEAIMDDDRVIVYFCPSDLNCAWEGRICEPDHKAQQEWAFQQGMNVVAYALTR, translated from the coding sequence GTGTTATTCAATAATAGTAACAATCCCAAAAAACCCTACAAAAATGAGAACCGTCTGTCGCGACGCTCCTTTTTCAAAGGATCTGTTGGACTTGCTGCCTCCGCGCTCGCCGCAGGTAAGGTGATTCTGCCTGCAGATGCCCAGTTCAGAGGTGGGTTCCGAGAATACATTCCTTACGATGCTGTGCGAGATGTCCATTACGGCACACGATACGGGGAAATCGAACATCATTATCCTGAGATGAATCCGACAGGCGAGAAGTTCACGTTCGTACGACTCAAGTACCCGGGTGGTGATTGGTATACGAACATCGTCAACTATTATCGCTGGCAATCGGATTTGCAGTTCTCCAAAGAGCTCGCTAAAAATACGACGATTGATGTTGAAGTGCGCGAGCATCCACAATACGTTGACATTGACGATGAGGGGTTATTCGCCTATCCGTTCCTCTTTATGACGGGACATACCGGGATTCGACTTTCTCCTGAACAGATCCGAAAGTTGAGAGATTACTTTGAACGTGGCGGTTTTCTCCACGTCGAAGATTGTGATGCCCGCCTCAACAATTACCGCGGCGGCTTGCGTCCGCACGTCTACCAGATGATGCGACAGGTCTATCCCGAAAAGAAATTTGAACGCCTGGAGATGAGCCACCCGATTTATCGGACGCTTTACCACCACGATGAATACCTCGGTGGCGATAAACGCATCCCTGGTGTTTCCGATTACGACGAGGCAATCATGGACGACGATCGCGTGATTGTCTATTTCTGTCCGAGCGACCTGAATTGTGCGTGGGAAGGTAGAATTTGCGAACCTGATCATAAAGCGCAACAAGAATGGGCATTTCAACAAGGAATGAATGTTGTCGCGTATGCCTTAACACGGTAA
- a CDS encoding transposase, with translation MANASEKSPRYKGIPKQVSRKDFNHYILPHLKKCVKGPKPKLSFYKIFNYILYVLHTGIQWNQLRTRRNELHWSNVYKWHRRWSKDGSYEKLFQASVIHLLDTDQLDTTRLHGDGSNTVVKKGVMVSDTPDTNIRKVKKR, from the coding sequence ATGGCAAACGCGTCTGAAAAGTCCCCGAGATACAAAGGTATTCCGAAGCAAGTTTCGCGTAAGGATTTTAATCACTATATCTTGCCACATCTGAAGAAATGCGTCAAAGGTCCAAAGCCGAAACTTTCTTTCTACAAGATATTTAACTATATCCTCTATGTTTTGCATACAGGTATTCAATGGAATCAACTCCGAACCCGACGCAATGAACTGCATTGGTCTAATGTGTATAAATGGCATCGTCGCTGGTCAAAAGATGGCTCGTATGAGAAACTTTTTCAGGCATCTGTCATCCATTTGCTTGATACGGATCAACTTGATACGACCCGCCTTCATGGAGATGGGTCAAACACCGTCGTGAAAAAAGGGGTGATGGTATCGGATACTCCGGACACAAACATCAGAAAGGTGAAAAAGAGGTGA
- a CDS encoding ABC transporter substrate-binding protein, which translates to METNYRSVCWHLLKCPVFCLVTLFIVFAPYANAQKRFSDAVGPVPVEEVTVITPLVVPYITWGGEAALFHANGGLTTQPGTIMAELGMNLKLVPGDNFQQQVRDYLSGKSPFLRGTFRMIAQASEAVGKDARTKPVVFGQLTWSAGDHFVGRSNIRKISDLRGKKIAIQNGGPHVGMLYDMLKTARLSKSQVEIVWVDELTGANGPAERFRNDATIAGCFVITPDMIGLTGGPENTGTGAEGTVKGASVVVSTATLSRSIADVYACRKDFYDAYKPFVERFFAGYLKGAEEVVALKKTYEASGSAKYTQLLTMMQNIYGKEVLPTLEEDAHGLIADCTFVGQPGNIAFFNDPSNTITGFEGFNKAGLDMAVNWGFARQRYALIPSDLDFNSSTFKNLLTTTVTAPTQLKQTRFKKETVRAEIESFNEDAVLDEKTLISFTIQFKANQDTFSDTEYQEEFDRVVELASKYGNAAIAIKGHSDPSRTLSVLVKTGLQKGILKRTGTRGNYKYFMDGKAFSLEDTGNLIRLVQQKKFDDGSSIESPYQVMRAALKLSEQRGQAVKQAIITYARRKNARIDPDQIVPVGVGIKEPVIAKPTSPTEAAENRRVEFALIKVSAEAVAVSDFDF; encoded by the coding sequence ATGGAAACGAATTATAGATCAGTTTGCTGGCATCTTTTGAAATGTCCGGTGTTTTGTCTCGTAACGCTGTTCATCGTTTTTGCCCCTTACGCCAACGCGCAAAAACGATTCTCAGATGCGGTCGGTCCTGTTCCGGTTGAAGAGGTAACAGTAATAACCCCGTTGGTCGTGCCATATATCACATGGGGTGGTGAAGCAGCACTCTTCCATGCCAACGGCGGGTTGACGACTCAGCCCGGAACGATTATGGCGGAACTGGGCATGAATCTCAAACTGGTGCCGGGTGATAATTTTCAGCAGCAGGTCCGCGACTATCTCTCAGGCAAATCCCCGTTTCTGCGTGGCACATTCAGAATGATCGCACAAGCAAGCGAAGCCGTGGGAAAAGATGCCCGTACAAAACCGGTCGTTTTTGGACAGCTCACTTGGTCGGCAGGCGATCATTTCGTTGGGCGTTCTAACATTCGCAAAATATCTGACCTCAGAGGTAAAAAGATCGCTATCCAAAACGGGGGACCGCACGTAGGAATGCTCTATGATATGCTAAAAACCGCCCGTCTTTCAAAGTCACAGGTGGAAATTGTTTGGGTGGACGAACTAACAGGTGCGAACGGACCCGCAGAACGCTTCCGAAATGACGCAACTATCGCAGGCTGCTTTGTAATAACGCCCGATATGATCGGATTGACAGGGGGTCCCGAGAATACTGGCACAGGTGCCGAAGGCACTGTCAAAGGCGCATCGGTTGTTGTCAGTACCGCCACACTTTCTCGGTCTATTGCCGATGTTTACGCCTGCCGCAAAGATTTCTATGACGCTTACAAACCGTTTGTTGAACGCTTCTTTGCCGGTTATCTCAAGGGTGCCGAAGAGGTCGTGGCTCTCAAAAAAACCTACGAAGCGAGCGGATCCGCAAAATACACGCAGCTCCTGACGATGATGCAAAACATCTACGGTAAAGAAGTGTTACCAACGCTTGAAGAGGATGCGCACGGCTTAATCGCGGATTGCACGTTTGTTGGGCAACCCGGAAATATCGCTTTCTTTAACGATCCGAGTAATACGATTACCGGTTTTGAAGGCTTCAATAAAGCAGGTCTGGATATGGCTGTGAACTGGGGATTTGCGAGACAGCGATATGCCCTGATTCCCTCCGATTTAGATTTTAACTCGTCAACCTTTAAGAACTTACTGACGACGACTGTTACAGCGCCTACACAATTGAAACAAACACGTTTCAAAAAAGAGACTGTCCGCGCTGAAATTGAATCGTTCAACGAAGACGCAGTACTTGATGAAAAGACGCTTATCTCGTTTACAATTCAGTTCAAGGCAAACCAAGACACTTTTAGTGATACCGAATACCAAGAAGAATTTGACAGGGTTGTTGAACTCGCTTCTAAATACGGGAATGCTGCAATCGCCATCAAAGGACACAGCGACCCCTCGCGAACATTGAGTGTATTAGTGAAAACAGGACTCCAAAAAGGTATTTTGAAACGGACAGGTACCCGAGGTAATTATAAATATTTTATGGACGGTAAGGCTTTTAGTTTGGAAGATACTGGAAACCTGATTCGACTGGTCCAGCAGAAGAAGTTTGACGATGGTAGCAGCATTGAGAGTCCCTATCAAGTGATGCGGGCTGCACTGAAACTCTCCGAGCAGCGCGGGCAAGCCGTTAAACAGGCGATTATCACCTACGCACGTCGCAAAAACGCACGTATCGATCCCGACCAGATTGTGCCGGTAGGCGTCGGAATCAAGGAACCCGTTATTGCAAAGCCGACCAGCCCGACTGAAGCAGCAGAAAATCGACGTGTCGAATTCGCACTGATTAAAGTTTCAGCAGAAGCCGTCGCAGTCTCCGACTTTGATTTTTGA
- a CDS encoding glycosyltransferase family 2 protein yields MLKTFCDFPQLSIVIPAYNEAESLPILLEQIQVALKTHTYHCAEVIFINDGSTDATAAILDVLSMETHPLPVHVIHFKHNQGKAEALMAGFAAATGDIVITMDADLQDDPNEIPKLLETLNNGNYDVVSGWKYPRKDPLEKRAFSFVFNRVTTFSTGVKLHDMNCGFKAYRAEVVKELHLYGDLHRYIPILVHQAGYRVGEVKVKHHPRRFGISKYGFKRIPKGFFDLFTVLFLTKYLKRPLHVFGTIGGLVASLGILIGLYLAVLWMVEGGVGFRPLLMLSVLMIILGIQFFSIGLLGELVIGLISRLERRVIQEKTDTEHAPFGTKRKTKT; encoded by the coding sequence ATGTTAAAAACCTTCTGTGATTTCCCGCAACTTTCGATAGTCATACCGGCGTATAACGAAGCAGAATCACTCCCTATTCTATTGGAGCAGATTCAAGTTGCTCTGAAAACGCACACCTATCATTGCGCCGAGGTTATCTTTATCAACGACGGCAGCACGGACGCAACAGCAGCGATCTTAGATGTCCTCTCGATGGAAACACACCCCTTGCCGGTGCATGTTATCCATTTCAAACACAATCAAGGTAAAGCGGAAGCACTCATGGCTGGCTTCGCCGCAGCGACAGGGGATATCGTCATTACTATGGACGCAGACCTCCAAGATGATCCGAACGAGATACCGAAGTTGTTAGAAACTCTCAATAACGGGAATTATGATGTTGTTTCTGGCTGGAAATATCCGCGTAAAGACCCACTGGAGAAACGGGCGTTCTCTTTCGTTTTCAATCGTGTCACTACGTTCTCCACAGGGGTGAAACTTCACGACATGAACTGTGGATTCAAGGCTTACCGTGCCGAAGTTGTCAAAGAACTGCATCTTTACGGCGACCTACATCGATACATCCCGATATTAGTACATCAAGCAGGTTATAGGGTTGGAGAGGTGAAGGTGAAACATCATCCGAGGCGGTTTGGGATTTCTAAGTATGGGTTCAAGCGGATACCGAAAGGGTTCTTTGACCTCTTCACCGTGCTATTTTTAACGAAATATCTCAAACGCCCCCTGCATGTTTTCGGCACCATTGGTGGTTTGGTTGCCTCTCTTGGCATTCTGATAGGACTCTACCTCGCTGTTTTGTGGATGGTGGAAGGTGGTGTCGGTTTCCGTCCGCTGCTGATGTTGTCCGTTTTGATGATAATTCTGGGCATCCAATTCTTCTCTATCGGGTTATTGGGTGAACTTGTTATCGGACTCATCTCCCGACTTGAACGACGCGTGATCCAGGAGAAAACGGATACTGAACACGCGCCGTTCGGGACCAAAAGGAAAACTAAAACATGA
- a CDS encoding lysylphosphatidylglycerol synthase domain-containing protein, with the protein MTPSRLLQYGRLLIALAILCFLFKQLYTSLTELKEEVVVFQPFWFVLSLVLLFIYQTLLVYPWRKLYASAAQKSASFQKSWTLFQLTQFGKYVPGKVGQFVGIIALCQPLGLSKTAAIVSTIQGLALQCLLGIALGGPVLMSPILHNDFYGLHLENTLLIGLTVLIGGGTVVLMLFFRNPKIVKKYIRTLFFISGMRHIVATYFLLWIYFGIAFFLFIKSIHPLQYHQFFRLTSVYSLAWSIGFLSLITPGGLGVRESLLSVLLTLCLPSTTAMLVALLSRFWMLSSELFAGSIAFGFYYRQRHV; encoded by the coding sequence ATGACCCCCTCGCGGTTGCTGCAGTATGGAAGATTGCTAATTGCATTGGCGATTCTCTGCTTTCTGTTCAAGCAACTTTACACTTCGCTGACAGAGCTCAAAGAAGAAGTGGTCGTGTTCCAACCCTTCTGGTTCGTGCTTTCACTGGTCTTACTTTTCATTTATCAAACTTTGCTGGTTTACCCATGGCGAAAACTTTATGCTTCCGCAGCCCAAAAGTCTGCATCTTTTCAAAAGAGTTGGACACTTTTCCAACTCACACAATTTGGCAAGTACGTCCCCGGCAAAGTCGGGCAGTTTGTTGGCATTATCGCCTTGTGTCAACCCCTCGGACTTTCAAAAACCGCTGCGATTGTGAGTACCATACAAGGGCTTGCCCTTCAGTGTCTGCTTGGAATAGCACTTGGTGGGCCTGTCTTGATGTCTCCCATTTTACACAACGACTTCTATGGTTTGCATCTGGAGAATACACTTCTCATAGGACTCACAGTTTTGATTGGTGGCGGCACAGTTGTTCTCATGCTCTTTTTTAGAAATCCGAAAATCGTTAAAAAATATATACGCACACTCTTTTTCATTTCAGGAATGCGCCATATTGTCGCCACTTATTTTCTTCTCTGGATTTACTTTGGAATCGCCTTTTTTCTTTTTATCAAAAGTATACATCCCCTCCAGTACCACCAGTTCTTCAGACTCACAAGTGTCTACTCCCTCGCGTGGAGCATCGGTTTCCTTAGTCTGATAACCCCCGGCGGGTTAGGTGTTCGAGAAAGTCTTTTGAGTGTTTTGCTAACGTTGTGTCTACCCTCTACAACAGCAATGCTGGTCGCTCTCCTCTCTCGATTCTGGATGCTGAGCAGCGAACTGTTCGCAGGCAGTATTGCTTTCGGATTTTACTATAGGCAGAGACATGTATAA
- a CDS encoding glycosyltransferase family 4 protein, translating into MLIQALPLVKEKVPNVTLIIGGDGTDLSRLKTVAKELNVSKNIRFTGTINRSEVPAYFHLCDVFTLPAVFDPKGNVDGCPNVILEAMACGKPVVASDISGIPIIVKDGETGILVEERNVAELAAALVTLLTDKSKRQRFGQAGRERILNELTWDKVIEQIKEVYQRNVKNLL; encoded by the coding sequence ATCCTGATTCAAGCACTCCCCCTGGTAAAAGAAAAGGTTCCGAATGTTACCCTCATCATCGGTGGTGATGGGACTGACCTGAGTAGATTGAAAACAGTGGCGAAGGAACTCAACGTTTCAAAAAACATCAGGTTCACCGGCACTATTAATCGTTCTGAAGTGCCTGCTTATTTCCATCTCTGCGATGTCTTTACACTCCCTGCGGTTTTTGACCCGAAGGGCAACGTGGACGGTTGCCCGAATGTCATTCTCGAGGCGATGGCGTGTGGAAAACCCGTCGTCGCCTCCGATATCTCCGGCATTCCTATTATCGTCAAAGATGGAGAAACAGGGATTTTGGTAGAGGAGCGAAACGTCGCAGAATTAGCAGCGGCACTCGTTACCCTGCTCACAGACAAATCAAAACGCCAGCGGTTTGGACAGGCAGGGCGCGAACGAATTCTCAACGAACTCACTTGGGACAAGGTGATTGAACAGATAAAGGAGGTGTATCAGCGCAATGTTAAAAACCTTCTGTGA
- a CDS encoding FkbM family methyltransferase has translation MYNHIKKEIKTVVLRCLSKVKQRYPVRQTDAATDNTYIFVEIGTGSKAEWTYLIRDDWRDTARRKRRTDSLRSLPESWLSKEGHWHGYLVEAHPRNFCALVEKTIGNKKLRPFLHRLTFINAAISEASLFSAMGMEIGPLSNLFVNRFALEETKHLHTDMIDNTVTFKLFTVSLETLISALNHKHIHLLRLDVEGAEVPILKAYPWHLKPMLLSVEHHCQEGKAFIRQVLETQGYRIDAQNPEELRGVLREKLSTE, from the coding sequence ATGTATAATCACATTAAAAAAGAGATAAAAACGGTTGTTCTCAGATGCCTCTCAAAGGTAAAACAGAGATACCCTGTCCGACAAACAGATGCAGCCACGGATAACACATATATTTTTGTGGAAATTGGAACAGGATCAAAAGCAGAATGGACATACCTTATTCGAGACGATTGGCGGGACACCGCACGGAGGAAACGCCGGACCGATTCGTTGCGTTCCCTTCCCGAGTCGTGGCTCTCTAAAGAGGGCCATTGGCACGGCTATCTCGTAGAAGCACACCCGCGCAACTTCTGCGCGCTCGTTGAAAAAACGATAGGAAACAAAAAACTCAGACCCTTTTTACACCGACTTACTTTCATCAATGCGGCAATCAGCGAGGCATCACTGTTTAGCGCAATGGGTATGGAAATAGGTCCACTTAGTAACCTTTTTGTCAATCGCTTCGCCTTGGAAGAGACGAAACACCTTCATACCGATATGATTGACAACACAGTAACTTTCAAACTCTTTACCGTCTCGCTTGAGACACTGATTTCGGCACTAAACCACAAACACATTCACCTCTTACGTTTAGATGTTGAAGGCGCAGAAGTGCCGATTTTGAAGGCATACCCTTGGCACCTAAAACCGATGCTCCTCAGTGTGGAGCATCATTGTCAAGAAGGTAAAGCTTTTATTCGACAAGTATTAGAGACACAAGGCTACCGAATTGACGCACAGAATCCGGAAGAACTCCGTGGTGTGCTTAGAGAGAAGTTATCAACCGAATAA
- a CDS encoding sigma-70 family RNA polymerase sigma factor, translating into MNNTIHINEHKLIARTQQGDPESFNPLVTKYQNHIYTLIQKQVQDPEIAKNLTQETFLKAFRAINTFRGDSAFYSWIYRIARNICIDFQRKQQAEQDIAPLHTIDERRITDTHSDPGDILQKQELRQILRDAIAHLPPTRQRVFLLRYAEELPIKDIATRIKRSEGTVKTHLHKAHHQLRELLTPYRQNQHIPWLTS; encoded by the coding sequence TTGAACAACACAATACATATAAATGAGCATAAACTCATCGCTCGTACACAACAAGGCGACCCCGAAAGCTTTAACCCCCTTGTCACCAAATACCAAAATCACATCTATACTCTCATCCAAAAACAGGTTCAAGACCCCGAAATCGCAAAAAACTTGACCCAGGAAACGTTTTTAAAGGCGTTTCGTGCCATCAACACCTTCCGCGGTGACTCGGCGTTCTATTCATGGATATACCGCATCGCCCGAAACATTTGTATCGACTTTCAGCGGAAGCAACAGGCGGAACAAGACATTGCTCCCCTTCACACTATAGATGAACGTCGCATCACAGACACGCACTCCGACCCTGGTGACATCCTCCAAAAACAGGAACTGCGACAAATACTTCGAGATGCTATTGCGCACCTACCACCGACCCGCCAACGTGTATTTCTGCTGCGCTACGCTGAGGAACTCCCTATCAAAGATATCGCCACCCGCATCAAACGAAGCGAGGGCACGGTGAAAACGCACTTGCATAAAGCACACCATCAACTCCGAGAGTTGCTCACGCCCTATCGGCAAAACCAACACATCCCCTGGCTCACCTCTTAG